The following coding sequences lie in one Benincasa hispida cultivar B227 chromosome 6, ASM972705v1, whole genome shotgun sequence genomic window:
- the LOC120080473 gene encoding glucuronokinase 1 codes for MDSKTSPSSSSSSVIEHKAYARVGLLGNPSDVYYGRTISFAFSNFWASVQLQPSDDLVITPHPTHDFVHFGSLDHLINRLSCEGYNGGVRLLMAICKVFYSYCRENEINLHKRNFTLSYDTNIPRQTGLSGSSAIVCAALSCLLDFFDVRHLIKVEVRPNLVLAAEKELGIVAGLQDRVAQVYGGLVYMDFSQEHMEKLGHGIYTPMDINLLPPLYLIYADNPSDSGKVHSTVRKRWLDGDKFIISSMQEVAKVAEEGRTVLLEKDYSKLAMLMNRNFDLRRSMFGDEVLGDLNIEMVEVARRVGAASKFTGSGGAIVVFCPDGPSQVELLKENCQKPGFILQPIQVLPSCLNEVDLKTLSS; via the exons ATGGATTCCAAAACATCGCcatcttcctcctcctcctctgTGATTGAACACAAGGCTTATGCCAGAGTGGGACTACTGGGAAATCCGAGCGACGTTTACTATGGTCGCACCATTTCATTTGCTTTTTCGAATTTCTGGGCCTCTGTACAACTCCAGCCTTCCGATGATCTTGTCATCACTCCCCATCCCACCCACGATTTCGTCCACTTCGGATCCCTCGATCATCTG ATAAATCGATTGTCCTGTGAAGGCTATAATGGAGGGGTGCGATTGCTTATGGCAATTTGTAAAGTCTTTTATAGTTACTGCAGAGAAAACGAGATTAATCTTCATAAAAGGAATTTTACTTTGTCTTACGACACTAATATTCCTCGACAG ACAGGACTTTCAGGTTCCAGTGCTATTGTATGTGCTGCCCTGAGTTGCTTGCTAGACTTCTTTGATGTCAGGCATTTGATTAAAGTGGAGGTCAGACCTAACCTTGTTCTTGCCGCAGAGAAAGAACTTGGCATTGTTGCTGGTCTTCAAGATCGTGTTGCACAGGTTTATGGTGGCCTTGTTTACATG GATTTTAGCCAGGAGCACATGGAGAAGCTTGGGCATGGCATATACACACCAATGGATattaatcttcttcctccactcTATCTAATTTATGCTGATAACCCAAGTGATTCTGGAAAG GTCCACAGTACAGTACGGAAAAGGTGGCTTGATGGGGACAAATTCATCATATCATCAATGCAAGAAGTTGCTAAGGTTGCAGAAGAAGGGAGGACAGTTTTACTTGAGAAGGATTATTCAAAACTTGCCATGCTTATGAACCGCAATTTTGATCTTCGCAG GAGTATGTTTGGAGATGAAGTTCTGGGTGATTTAAACATAGAAATGGTGGAAGTAGCCAGAAGAGTAGGTGCTGCTTCAAAGTTCACAGGCAGTGGAGGAGCTATTGTGGTATTCTGCCCTGATGGGCCTTCACAAGTGGAGCTTCTGAAGGAAAATTGCCAGAAACCTGGTTTTATTCTTCAACCAATCCAGGTGCTTCCTTCATGCCTAAATGAGGTTGATCTTAAAACACTTTCAAGTTAG